In a single window of the Nocardiopsis composta genome:
- a CDS encoding serine/threonine-protein kinase: protein MAQPDSFGRYRVVRRLGSGSFATVWLAHDDLLDTPVAVKVLAENWAHQLDVQQRFLEEARILRHADSAWLVRVHDLDVLPDDRPFMVMTYADQGSVADLVSRGPLPLDQALRLLTEIGQGVTALHRHGIIHRDIKPSNVLLQSSPVGQKVLVADLGFAKSIDHASGFTAAAGTPGYMSPEQGSPGGDIDVRADVYALGAVAYELVTGRRPPGAPVKVPPRRLRPGLPRALNDLIMSALSEDRSARPPGAKEFTDRVRAIRMDPHLRTRVPWALRYRGSLLRSAAGVLAAAVLLGAAQASAGRPELAFTEVQDATGAVSVPVPRVWASQLQANGWSPRELGLVGGHEPGLLAATDTARWKSSGAPSAGVFVGLLDRSGSTPRLESVIDSGPCPGAPQRRSYSDAHWGGEVWQWDRCPDGSSFSAAAVRPHEGGTTVYVEVRSPWPRPDLVDRVIGGTRLT, encoded by the coding sequence GTGGCACAACCGGACAGCTTCGGGCGGTACAGGGTCGTCCGCCGGCTCGGCTCCGGATCGTTCGCAACCGTCTGGCTCGCCCACGACGACCTGCTGGACACGCCGGTCGCGGTGAAGGTGCTGGCCGAGAACTGGGCGCACCAGCTGGACGTGCAGCAGCGGTTCCTGGAGGAGGCCCGGATCCTGCGGCACGCCGACTCGGCGTGGCTGGTCCGGGTGCACGACCTGGACGTGCTCCCCGACGACCGCCCCTTCATGGTGATGACCTACGCCGACCAGGGCAGCGTCGCCGACCTGGTGTCCCGCGGGCCGCTCCCGCTGGACCAGGCGCTGCGGCTGCTGACCGAGATCGGCCAAGGGGTGACCGCGCTGCACCGGCACGGCATCATCCACCGCGACATCAAGCCGTCCAACGTGCTGCTGCAGTCCTCCCCGGTGGGGCAGAAGGTGCTCGTCGCCGACCTGGGGTTCGCCAAGAGCATCGACCACGCCTCGGGGTTCACCGCGGCCGCGGGCACCCCCGGCTACATGTCGCCGGAGCAGGGCTCCCCCGGCGGCGACATCGACGTGCGGGCCGACGTGTACGCGCTCGGCGCGGTCGCCTACGAGCTGGTCACCGGGCGGCGGCCGCCGGGCGCGCCGGTGAAGGTCCCGCCGCGCCGGCTCCGCCCCGGCCTGCCGCGCGCGCTGAACGACCTGATCATGTCGGCGCTGTCGGAGGACCGGTCCGCGCGGCCGCCGGGCGCCAAGGAGTTCACCGACCGGGTGCGCGCCATCCGGATGGACCCGCACCTGCGCACCCGGGTGCCGTGGGCGCTGCGGTACCGCGGCTCGCTGCTCCGCTCGGCCGCCGGGGTGCTCGCCGCCGCGGTGCTGCTGGGGGCGGCGCAGGCCTCGGCCGGGCGGCCGGAACTGGCCTTCACCGAGGTGCAGGACGCCACCGGCGCGGTGAGCGTCCCGGTGCCCCGGGTGTGGGCGTCCCAGCTGCAGGCCAACGGCTGGTCCCCGCGCGAGCTGGGCCTGGTCGGCGGACACGAGCCGGGGCTGCTGGCGGCCACCGACACCGCGCGGTGGAAGAGCTCCGGCGCCCCCTCGGCCGGCGTCTTCGTCGGCCTGCTCGACCGGTCCGGGTCGACGCCCCGGCTGGAGTCGGTCATCGACTCCGGGCCGTGCCCGGGCGCCCCGCAGCGGCGCTCCTACTCCGACGCGCACTGGGGCGGCGAGGTGTGGCAGTGGGACCGCTGCCCGGACGGGTCCTCGTTCAGCGCCGCCGCGGTCCGCCCGCACGAGGGCGGCACCACGGTCTACGTCGAGGTCCGCTCCCCCTGGCCGCGGCCGGATCTGGTCGACCGGGTGATCGGCGGAACCCGCCTCACCTGA
- a CDS encoding RNA polymerase sigma factor, with translation MPNTDKGPAPKRSAAKVDDALEELARRARDGDEAALDELLRRIQPEVLRRCARFLPYRQDAEEACQDALLRVARNIHGFKGQSLFTTWLYTVVSNSARQTYRSMKRRSNEMPTEAERIPHQRDPRTTSVIAGSRIDLLEALDQLERERPNLVAPLVLRDLCQMDYNEIAEELDIALGTVKSRIHEGRKHVRKSLAVS, from the coding sequence GTGCCGAACACCGACAAGGGGCCCGCACCCAAGCGCAGCGCCGCGAAGGTCGACGACGCCCTGGAAGAACTCGCCCGCCGCGCCCGGGACGGCGACGAGGCCGCCCTGGACGAGCTGCTCCGGCGCATCCAGCCGGAGGTGCTGCGCAGGTGCGCCCGCTTCCTGCCCTACCGGCAGGACGCCGAGGAGGCGTGCCAGGACGCGCTGCTCCGGGTGGCCCGCAACATCCACGGGTTCAAGGGCCAGTCGCTCTTCACCACCTGGCTGTACACGGTGGTGTCCAACTCAGCCCGGCAGACCTACCGGTCGATGAAGCGCCGCTCCAACGAGATGCCCACCGAGGCCGAGCGCATCCCGCACCAGCGCGACCCGCGGACCACCAGTGTCATCGCCGGCTCCAGGATCGACCTGCTGGAGGCGCTGGACCAGCTGGAGCGCGAACGCCCCAACCTGGTCGCCCCGCTGGTCCTGCGCGACCTGTGCCAGATGGACTACAACGAGATCGCCGAGGAGCTCGACATCGCCCTGGGCACCGTGAAATCCCGTATCCACGAGGGACGCAAGCACGTCCGGAAGTCGCTCGCCGTATCGTGA
- a CDS encoding isoprenyl transferase translates to MGLRDPLYWLYERRLERKLGDADTPRHVGVILDGNRRWARISGLGDVNRGHQAGADKIFELLGWCSERGVQVVTLWLLSTDNLGRPREELEPLLRIIENTVIRLRDEGWNVNPMGALDLLPDSTARVMKEAGAATSGKPGLIVNVAVGYGGRREIADAVRSLLAEEAAKGTTIEELAERLDLEHIGEHLYTRGQPDPDLLIRTSGEQRLSGFLLWQSAHSEFYFCEVFWPAFRRVDFLRALRAFGARNRRFGS, encoded by the coding sequence ATGGGGCTCCGTGATCCCCTCTACTGGCTCTACGAACGTCGGCTGGAGCGCAAGCTCGGCGACGCGGACACCCCCCGGCACGTCGGGGTGATCCTGGACGGCAACCGCCGGTGGGCCAGAATCAGCGGGCTCGGCGACGTCAACCGCGGGCACCAGGCCGGCGCGGACAAGATCTTCGAGCTGCTCGGCTGGTGCAGCGAGCGCGGTGTGCAGGTGGTCACACTCTGGCTGCTGTCCACCGACAACCTCGGCCGCCCCCGCGAGGAGCTGGAGCCGCTGCTGCGGATCATCGAGAACACCGTGATCCGCCTGCGCGACGAGGGCTGGAACGTCAACCCGATGGGCGCACTGGACCTGCTGCCCGATTCCACCGCACGGGTGATGAAAGAGGCGGGCGCGGCCACATCCGGCAAACCGGGCCTGATTGTGAACGTTGCGGTCGGGTATGGGGGGAGGCGTGAGATCGCTGATGCGGTGCGCTCCCTCCTCGCCGAGGAGGCCGCCAAGGGCACCACGATCGAGGAGCTCGCCGAGCGCCTCGACCTGGAGCACATCGGCGAGCATCTCTACACGCGCGGCCAGCCCGACCCGGACCTGCTCATCCGGACCTCGGGAGAGCAGCGCCTCTCCGGCTTCCTGCTCTGGCAGAGCGCGCATTCGGAGTTCTACTTCTGCGAGGTCTTCTGGCCTGCCTTCCGCCGAGTGGACTTCCTCCGCGCGCTCCGCGCCTTCGGCGCGCGCAACCGGCGCTTCGGCTCCTGA
- a CDS encoding PhoH family protein, with product MLDTSVLLADPVAITRFAEHEVVLPIVVITELESKRHHPELGYFAREALRRLDDLRVAHGSLDTDVPVNEDGGTLRVELNHSDPAVLPVGFRLGDNDTRILTVARNLQEEAAAEAEQGGPARDVVLVSKDLPMRIKASSIGLEADEYRAELAIEHGWTGMAELEVPAHEVAGLFESGTGDVEAARGLPCHTGLVLVSERGKALGRVLPDKSVKVVKGDRDVFGLHGRSAEQRIALDLLTDPEVGIVSLGGRAGTGKSALALCAGLEAVLERRQHRKVMVFRPVYPVGGQELGYLPGTENDKMSPWSQAVHDTLSAVTTQDVIDEVVDRGMLEVLPLTHIRGRSLHDAFVIVDEAQSLERGVLLTVLSRLGENSRVVLTHDIAQRDNLRVGRYDGVVAVIEKLKGHPLFSHITLSRSERSPIAALVTEMLEG from the coding sequence GTGCTCGACACCAGCGTCCTGCTGGCCGACCCGGTGGCCATCACCCGGTTCGCAGAGCACGAAGTGGTACTGCCGATCGTGGTGATCACCGAGCTGGAGAGCAAGCGTCACCACCCCGAACTGGGCTACTTCGCCCGGGAAGCCCTCCGCCGCCTGGACGACCTGCGCGTCGCCCACGGCAGCCTGGACACCGACGTCCCGGTCAACGAGGACGGCGGCACCCTGCGGGTGGAGCTCAACCACAGCGACCCGGCGGTCCTGCCGGTCGGGTTCCGGCTCGGCGACAACGACACCCGCATCCTCACCGTCGCCCGCAACCTCCAGGAGGAGGCCGCGGCCGAGGCGGAGCAGGGCGGCCCCGCCCGGGACGTCGTCCTGGTCAGCAAGGACCTGCCGATGCGGATCAAGGCCTCCTCGATCGGCCTGGAGGCCGACGAGTACCGGGCCGAGCTCGCCATCGAGCACGGCTGGACCGGGATGGCCGAGCTGGAGGTGCCCGCGCACGAGGTCGCCGGCCTCTTCGAGAGCGGCACGGGCGACGTCGAGGCCGCCCGCGGCCTGCCCTGCCACACCGGGCTGGTGCTGGTCTCCGAGCGCGGCAAGGCACTGGGCCGGGTGCTCCCGGACAAGTCGGTGAAGGTGGTCAAGGGCGACCGGGACGTGTTCGGCCTGCACGGCCGCAGCGCCGAGCAGCGCATCGCGCTCGACCTGCTCACCGACCCCGAGGTGGGCATCGTCTCGCTCGGCGGCCGGGCCGGCACCGGCAAGTCGGCGCTGGCGCTCTGCGCCGGGCTGGAGGCCGTGCTGGAGCGCCGCCAGCACCGCAAGGTGATGGTGTTCCGCCCGGTCTACCCGGTCGGCGGCCAGGAGCTGGGCTACCTGCCCGGGACCGAGAACGACAAGATGAGCCCGTGGTCCCAGGCGGTGCACGACACCCTGTCCGCGGTCACCACCCAGGACGTCATCGACGAGGTGGTGGACCGCGGCATGCTGGAGGTGCTGCCGCTCACCCACATCCGCGGGCGCTCGCTGCACGACGCGTTCGTCATCGTGGACGAGGCGCAGTCCCTGGAGCGCGGGGTACTGCTCACCGTGCTGTCCCGCCTCGGCGAGAACTCCCGGGTGGTGCTCACCCACGACATCGCCCAGCGGGACAACCTGCGGGTGGGCCGGTACGACGGCGTGGTCGCGGTGATCGAGAAGCTCAAGGGCCACCCGCTCTTCTCGCACATCACCCTGAGCCGCTCGGAGCGCTCCCCGATCGCGGCCCTGGTCACCGAGATGCTGGAGGGCTGA
- a CDS encoding alkaline phosphatase D family protein produces MEQSPVSPEPPGRPSSAAGADGLSARPSGPSRRGLIGLGAAGAGAVLLGGAAPAYAQGRNRPKLTHGIQLGDPRADGAVVWARADRPARMIVEVAGRPDFSDARRVRGPVLTPATDGTGKVRVTGLEAGKEVHVRVYAEAGKYTSEPVQGSFRTPGGADRPVRFLWSGDVAGQGWGINPDFGGMAAFAAMADRDPDFFLHSGDVVYADGPLEERVELPDGRIWRNLVTEEKSKVAETLREFRGQYAYNLMDDGVRAFAAKVPHIVQWDDHEVTNNWYPGEILDDDRYTEKSVDVLAKRAHRAFHEWQPVIPREAVDGRMYRRLSYGPHLDVFVIDMRLYRDANAPGDADYERILGEKQAKWLVKSVAESKATWKVIASDMPLGVVVPDGEMIEAVANGRPGAPLAREAEIDGVLSGLHRRGVRDVVWLTADVHYTAAHHYSPERASSSEFTPFWEFVTGPLHAGAFGPNDLDPTFGPEEVFVNAPPHPNTSPMEGHQHFGEVEIDPRTKEFRVHLRDGNGDSLWSKALEPEGRG; encoded by the coding sequence ATGGAGCAATCCCCCGTATCCCCCGAACCCCCGGGCCGCCCCTCCTCCGCCGCCGGTGCGGACGGGCTCTCCGCACGCCCGTCCGGCCCGTCCCGGCGCGGGCTGATCGGCCTGGGCGCCGCGGGGGCCGGCGCGGTCCTGCTCGGCGGGGCGGCGCCGGCCTACGCCCAGGGCCGGAACCGGCCGAAGCTCACGCACGGCATCCAGCTGGGCGACCCGCGCGCCGACGGCGCCGTGGTGTGGGCCCGCGCCGACCGCCCGGCCCGGATGATCGTCGAGGTCGCCGGGCGCCCGGACTTCTCCGACGCCCGCCGGGTGCGCGGCCCCGTGCTGACCCCGGCCACCGACGGCACCGGGAAGGTCCGGGTCACCGGGCTGGAGGCGGGCAAGGAGGTGCACGTCCGGGTGTACGCCGAGGCCGGCAAGTACACCAGCGAGCCGGTGCAGGGGTCCTTCCGCACCCCGGGCGGCGCGGACCGGCCGGTCCGCTTCCTGTGGTCGGGCGACGTCGCCGGCCAGGGCTGGGGCATCAACCCCGACTTCGGCGGGATGGCCGCCTTCGCCGCGATGGCCGACCGCGACCCCGACTTCTTCCTGCACAGCGGGGACGTGGTCTACGCCGACGGGCCGCTGGAGGAGCGCGTCGAGCTGCCCGACGGCCGCATCTGGCGCAACCTGGTCACCGAGGAGAAGTCCAAGGTCGCCGAGACCCTCCGGGAGTTCCGCGGCCAGTACGCCTACAACCTGATGGACGACGGCGTGCGGGCGTTCGCCGCGAAGGTTCCGCACATCGTCCAGTGGGACGACCACGAGGTCACCAACAACTGGTACCCCGGGGAGATCCTCGACGACGACCGGTACACCGAGAAGTCGGTCGACGTGCTGGCGAAGCGGGCGCACCGGGCGTTCCACGAGTGGCAGCCGGTGATCCCCCGGGAGGCCGTCGACGGCCGGATGTACCGCCGGCTGTCCTACGGCCCGCACCTGGACGTGTTCGTCATCGACATGCGCCTGTACCGGGACGCCAACGCGCCCGGGGACGCTGACTATGAGCGCATCCTCGGCGAGAAGCAGGCGAAGTGGCTGGTGAAGTCGGTCGCGGAGTCCAAGGCGACGTGGAAGGTGATCGCCTCCGACATGCCGCTGGGCGTGGTCGTGCCGGACGGGGAGATGATCGAGGCGGTCGCCAACGGGCGCCCCGGCGCGCCGCTCGCCCGCGAGGCGGAGATCGACGGGGTCCTCTCCGGGCTGCACCGCCGCGGCGTGCGCGACGTCGTCTGGCTGACCGCGGACGTGCACTACACCGCCGCCCACCACTACTCCCCGGAGCGGGCCTCCTCCTCGGAGTTCACCCCGTTCTGGGAGTTCGTCACCGGCCCGCTGCACGCCGGCGCCTTCGGCCCCAACGACCTGGACCCGACCTTCGGACCGGAAGAGGTCTTCGTGAACGCCCCGCCGCACCCGAACACCTCGCCGATGGAGGGCCACCAGCACTTCGGCGAGGTCGAGATCGACCCGCGGACCAAGGAGTTCCGGGTGCACCTGCGGGACGGCAACGG